A window of Hevea brasiliensis isolate MT/VB/25A 57/8 chromosome 14, ASM3005281v1, whole genome shotgun sequence contains these coding sequences:
- the LOC110643225 gene encoding protein phosphatase 2C 37, translating to MAGICCGVVGESETAAQVVEPSSRASRRRRLELRPFKVIADTAVQPTLENDRKRQKLDLCPLPLASPAPNSPRDCENAVESCKLSDDKCKENEQNENSEKNEYLGTNLSVNANSVSESAKSGHDVAEESPKFGSTSVCGRRRDMEDAVSIRTSFTGQNTSFFGVFDGHGCSHVAMKCKDRLHEIVKEEIERFEELNCVEWKETMERSYAKMDKEVEWCNNVDKSINCRCELQIPQCDAVGSTAVVAVVTPDKIVVSNCGDSRAVLCRNGVAIPLSSDHKPDRPDELVRIQAAGGRVIYWDGARVLGVLAMSRAIGDNYLKQYVISEPEVTVTERTAGDECLILASDGLWDVVSNDTACGVARMCLRSQRPPSPPGSPGSDAVMGSESSDKACSDASILLTKLALARHSTDNVSVVVVDLRRNQEE from the exons ATGGCTGGAATTTGCTGTGGAGTTGTTGGTGAGAGTGAGACAGCTGCTCAAGTAGTTGAACCAAGCTCACGAGCTTCAAGGCGGAGAAGATTGGAACTCCGCCCATTCAAGGTCATTGCCGATACTGCTGTGCAACCGACGTTGGAAAACGACCGGAAACGGCAGAAACTGGATCTTTGCCCTCTTCCACTCGCCTCTCCTGCACCTAACTCCCCACGTGACTGCGAGAACGCAGTAGAGAGTTGCAAACTCAGCGATGATAAGTGTAAAGAAAATGAACAAAATGAAAATTCTGAGAAGAACGAGTACTTGGGTACAAATCTATCAGTGAACGCTAACTCGGTTTCAGAGTCTGCGAAATCGGGTCATGATGTGGCTGAAGAGTCACCGAAATTTGGCTCTACATCCGTTTGTGGTAGAAGAAGAGACATGGAAGATGCAGTTTCGATACGAACGTCTTTTACTGGCCAGAACACTTCTTTCTTCGGTGTATTTGATGGTCACGGTTGCTCTCAT GTGGCGATGAAGTGCAAAGACCGGTTGCACGAGATAGTGAAAGAAGAAATTGAAAGATTCGAAGAATTGAATTGCGTTGAGTGGAAAGAAACGATGGAGAGAAGTTATGCGAAGATGGACAAGGAGGTGGAGTGGTGCAACAACGTAGATAAGAGCATCAACTGCCGTTGTGAGCTGCAGATTCCACAGTGCGATGCCGTGGGATCAACGGCTGTAGTTGCAGTTGTGACTCCGGACAAGATCGTCGTCTCCAACTGCGGCGACTCTCGTGCCGTGCTCTGCCGCAACGGTGTAGCCATCCCACTTTCCTCGGATCATAAG CCTGATCGGCCGGATGAATTGGTCCGAATCCAAGCCGCCGGCGGCCGCGTAATCTACTGGGACGGTGCACGAGTCCTTGGAGTTTTGGCCATGTCTAGAGCAATTG gtgataacTATTTGAAACAATATGTGATATCGGAACCGGAGGTGACGGTGACGGAACGGACGGCAGGGGATGAGTGTTTGATACTGGCAAGCGATGGCCTTTGGGACGTGGTATCAAACGACACTGCATGTGGAGTCGCACGAATGTGTTTACGTTCACAGAGGCCACCATCACCACCAGGGTCACCAGGCAGCGACGCTGTCATGGGCAGTGAAAGCTCCGACAAGGCATGCTCGGATGCTTCAATACTGCTAACGAAGCTGGCTTTGGCCAGGCACAGTACGGACAATGTGAGCGTTGTGGTGGTCGATTTAAGAAGGAATCAAGAAGAATAA
- the LOC110643221 gene encoding protein HESO1, protein MNACGILQPTIKDVLEVIKPLREDWEVRSKIIEELKDVVTSVESLRGATVEPFGSFVSNLFTRWGDLDIAIVLSNGSYISSAGKKRKQNLLGELLRALRQKGGWRRLQFVPNARVPILKFESGRQSISCDISIDNLQGRMKSNFLFWISQIDGRFRDLVLLVKEWAKAHNINNPKSGTLNSYSLSLLVIFHFQTCVPAILPPLKEIYPRNAVDDLAGVRIVAEERIKEICNANISKYMSEKYRAVNRSSLSELFISFLAKFSDIRSKAAELGICPFTGQWQEISSNMRWLPKTYALFIEDPFEQPENTARAVSAGNLEKISEAFQTSYDRLVLASHNSSSLLSMLVRPQIINFIAETPAGSSSHTVVDYQSTRPMMSRAVYSQSQVQHKIQNMSLEGNPNYLAKKRQESRPKVLSKPKEIRPNNSKLQVQHPVQNTRLERHPNYFTKPRQGTCPDNSTKQRQESHPSYLTTRNHARPHHGQGQYIWRPKSDG, encoded by the exons ATGAACGCGTGTGGCATACTGCAGCCTACTATTAAGGATGTACTTGAGGTTATTAAACCTTTACGAGAGGATTGGGAAGTGCGATCTAAAATTATTGAAGAGTTAAAAGATGTTGTTACCTCTGTGGAAAGTCTTAGAG GTGCAACTGTGGAGCCATTTGGATCATTTGTGTCCAATCTCTTCACTCGATGGGGAGACTTAGATATCGCTATTGTACTATCAAATGGTTCTTATATTTCATCGGCTGGAAAGAAGCGCAAACAGAATTTACTTGGAGAGTTACTAAGAGCTTTGAGGCAGAAAG GTGGATGGCGTAGGTTACAATTTGTTCCAAATGCAAGAGTTCCCATCTTAAAATTTGAGAGTGGCCGCCAGAGCATCTCGTGTGATATTTCAATCGATAATCTGCAGGGTCGAATGAAGTCCAATTTTTTGTTCTGGATCAGCCAGATAGATGGACGTTTTCGCGATTTGGTCTTACTG GTCAAGGAATGGGCCAAAGCTCACAATATCAATAATCCAAAGTCTGGGACATTAAACTCATACTCCCTCAGTTTACTTGTTATATTCCATTTTCAG ACATGTGTACCTGCTATTTTACCTCCTCTAAAAGAAATATATCCAAGAAATGCTGTTGATGATCTTGCAG GTGTGAGGATTGTTGCAGAGGAGCGCATTAAAGAAATTTGCAATGCTAACATATCTAAATATATGTCAGAAAAATACAGGGCAGTTAATCGAAGTTCTCTTTCTGAGCTTTTCATTTCATTCCTTGCAAAG TTTTCTGACATTCGTTCAAAGGCTGCAGAGCTAGGAATTTGCCCATTTACTGGACAATGGCAAGAGATAAGCAGCAATATGAGATGGTTGCCCAAAACATATGCATTATTT ATTGAGGATCCTTTTGAGCAGCCTGAGAATACTGCAAGGGCTGTCAGTGCTGGAAACCTGGAAAAGATATCTGAAGCATTTCAGACATCATATGATAGGCTTGTTTTGGCCAGTCACAATAGTAGTTCTCTCCTTAGCATGTTAGTCAGGCcacaaataataaatttcattgcAGAAACACCTGCTGGGAGCTCAAGTCACACTGTTGTGGACTACCAAAGTACTCGTCCAATGATGAGCAGGGCTGTGTATTCTCAGTCACAAGTGCAGCATAAAATTCAGAACATGAGCCTGGAAGGAAATCCCAATTATTTAGCTAAGAAAAGACAGGAGAGTCGTCCCAAAGTTTTGAGCAAGCCAAAGGAAATTCGTCCCAACAATTCGAAGTTGCAAGTGCAACATCCAGTTCAGAACACAAGACTGGAAAGGCATCCCAACTATTTCACCAAGCCAAGACAGGGCACTTGTCCTGACAATTCTACCAAGCAAAGACAAGAAAGTCATCCGAGTTATTTAACCACGCGAAACCATGCACGTCCACATCATGGTCAGGGCCAATATATCTGGAGGCCAAAATCTGATGGTTAG